The genomic DNA CACTAGATGACGCGGGTGCTATCTTTTTCAAAATGCGCAGTGAATTACAAATTCATGAATAAgaaattaatcttttataaGAATAAACATAATTGAAAGTCATATTTCTACAGTAATCAATTTATTTCTTGAATAATGCAACGTACAGTAACCTCATCGTTGAAGTATCGTTTCAAACAGTTATGATATAACCAAGTCTTGCAAACATgataatgaatgaaaaagttataataatATAGGAAACAATACCGTGATATTGCCAGTACAAATACGACTAGAATGACAAGCTCGAAATGgtagataaaaaaaatacagattACTTTCATCGTTCGAGTATAATTTTTACAAGAGTGAACAAGATTCGAGTAGTATTTAAATTGCATGTTTAAGCGTCTCAAACATTAGTACAATATAGagttgattaattattaatctgGAACGGCTTCGATATCACCTATTCATTAAATTGTAGTACCGATATAATTATAGACTATGATGAGTCTTCACTAGCGTTCAATAATATGCGCTAAATGCAATACATTTCAAGTTATAAAACAATACCTTTGAACGACCCAAACATATTAATAATTTACTTGCAACACACCTAACACAGCATAGAATATTGGCAACGAAAAACGACGCAATACAAAAAATTCAAACGCAAACTATTGTTAAGCTTGGCACAATATAATCAGGCCTGCAAATTAACGAAATATCGATCCTGGATTTATTTCAAGGATGTAGGCGAAGATTTTGCTTTAGCCGCGTTGAGAGAAGTCATGAGTTTATGTTCTTCTTGGACAACAGCGTCGTGTATCACAGTCTGATGTGATCGAGTAATTCGTTCCTTGTCACGGATAGCGAGACCCTGCCATTCTTTCTCCAAAACGTTCATCAACTTCTCCCTCTGCACTCGTGCATCTTCGATCACGAATCTTTCATCTTCGTGCACCCATTTCTTCCACAGTGCTTTGGCATCCTCGCTAAAAGGAACACAAAGGgacaaagaatttaattaacaacaaaaaaaaaaagaaaaaaatagaattctttTTTCACCATTCGAATTTTTGGACACACAATTATAAATGTCCATCCTATTTGTGATCTATCGAGGGACGTAACTAGAGCGTGTAGGGTGACGAACGTCTTGGCAAACATTTGCAAAGCGCTGAACGCGTGTAAAAGTGTAGTATACCGAGAGACGTGAATGAATCATGATTTTTAATTGCAACATCGACAGAGTTCGACTAATTCGAGAAGCAAGATCTGCCATTCGTCGTCCTAGACCCCTAACATTGCTCACGGCCACCTATCGAATTCGCAATAGACTGACAatataagggttgaaaattaaaaccAACCTGTACATCGTTGAATCCGTACAAGCATCCTCGCGTTCAGCAAGTTCGTTCTCTCTTTTATCAATGCTCATCAGTGCTAGTTTCTTCGTCTCCTCGTCGAAAACAATATTATCAATGCTGTACAGCTTTTTCTCGCGATGCAATTCCAATCTGTTTCTCATATCCCTCAGTCTAAGCGCCTCGTCCCAACATTGTTTCTTGCAAGCATGCGATTCTCTCACAATTAGATCCTCAATTTTGGTCTTCAACTCTTTATGAGTCAAATACAGAAACATTTGCTTGGAGAGATTCTTGTCTGTAGGATCCATTCGTAGCCAAGGCATGCTTTTCTCCACTTCGAACTGCCGGTTGTCCGTTGTTTTCACATCTTCCACGACATGATCCTCTTCGGAGCTGTATTTGTCTTGTAGGTCCCGTTTTTGATGCGGATCTTCAATTGGAGTCTCCGTTTGATCCTCCATGCTTTGATTCAGCTCAGTGTTATCGTTGTCTTGGGACCTTCTATGAGGACTCTCTTTCTGATGAGCGAGGTCCTTGGTATTGATTTCAGTATCACCCATCCTGCTGTAGGAACGATTCTTGATCACTCGAACTTCCTGAGGACTTAATAAAGCGTTCTCTTTATCGTTCTTGCGAAGAAGAGTCCCGCTGCTGTTTAGTGACAAATACGTTTCACTAGGTGCTCCAAAGGAAGATCTGTTCGATACCCTGTTTGACCCGTAATCAGTCGAATCGTCACTTCTGACGTTGGTGTTTTCCAAACTCCTGCGCGCGTAACGAGCGGAATACCTTGTGTTAGGCCTGACGACTTCGTTGGAGAACTGAAGCGATGCACGTCGGTGAACTTCCTTTCGCGTATCTAAATTTTCCTGTTCCTGCGATTTCCTGTTGCTCCCTTTGCTCATACCAGAACTACTACAGCGAGAATTTTGTCCGTTCTGATGAATTAGATTTGTAGAATCTCTACAAACACGTGAATATTGAAGATTGGTATCCCTGAGGGTGCTCGAACCGGAACTGTTAGATTCTTTAGGACAGACGAAGTACGATTGGTATCTTCGACAGGTTCTAGGGAAATAAAGACTCTCTTCTGCTCGTTTCTCCTTTAATTTTCGTTTCAACTGCTCCAACGAAGGCACTTCTCTACGATTCTTCAATCTTTTCTGTTCCTCCAATTCGTTTCTGTATGATTCATCTTCTTCCTTCAACAGATTTCGTAGCTTGTTCCTTCTGACCAGCAATCTTTCAGCTTTCTTAGCCTTCGCAAGCTCTCCCTTGGGATCTATACCCCTGGAATTCCACGAATCGTATTGCTTCGCGATTCTACATTGTTGCTCGTAGTATTTAGCGATTTGTTGGTAATGATCGTACTTGAGGAACTCCTGGTTGTGTCTCTGGGCTGCCAACTGGTACTGCCTCTCTCGGAATCGACTCACCCTTTAACACGACAAGCCTCGATGATGATCTCTTGAAACAACTCAAATCTGATGGGAATATAAAAGAATTATaaagatatataaaaatattgaaccGAGGTTGTTTgcgtttttattaaaatcacaACAACACAGTCGAAAATTCTTCTGTATTTTATTGTTGGTATATCTTTCTATATTTAAGtgcaaattaaattacaaagcaTGTAGGTTACATAAAGTATCGATTAAGGTGatgaaaaatgtttttctaaAACGCCGAGCTTTCGAAGACGCGTTGGGTGCCCCTGAAGATCGATCGACCTTCGTGTCGATCAACACTCGGGGTGCATCGTAAACAAGACGCCGTGCGATACGTAGGTAGGATCAAGAGAAGAGGCGTTTGAATCAAGAGAGTCACCGAAAGCATCCTAGAAGAAGAGGACCGTCTTCTATTTCGAGCTTGCGTCTCTCTGTGACGTCACGTGGACGAAAATATCGTGCGGTTAGGGAGGTGCAGTCGTGGCCCTGATGTGTGGTCCAGGTCTCAATCTTTCCCAGACTCTCAAAAATTCTCAACCACTTCGCTCTTCGACATTTTCTACCGCTCCGAGGTACCTGGATCGGAAGAAAGGGAGATCCACGGAATAGTTCATCCCTCGGGGTCCAACCGGGACCGACGAATCGCGGCCACAATCCGGAAGATTTCCCGAGTGTGAAACGTCTTGAGAAAAGTGGGTCGTCGTTTCTCCCACGTAAAACCGATCATCTCCCACCTATTTCGTTTCATCGTCCAGAAGGTCCGTCAGTGGCGTATCGTTCACGTCCTCGAGAGGATCCTCGAGTTGTT from Osmia lignaria lignaria isolate PbOS001 chromosome 15, iyOsmLign1, whole genome shotgun sequence includes the following:
- the LOC117600363 gene encoding uncharacterized protein LOC117600363 isoform X2 encodes the protein MVSRFRERQYQLAAQRHNQEFLKGIDPKGELAKAKKAERLLVRRNKLRNLLKEEDESYRNELEEQKRLKNRREVPSLEQLKRKLKEKRAEESLYFPRTCRRYQSYFVCPKESNSSGSSTLRDTNLQYSRVCRDSTNLIHQNGQNSRCSSSGMSKGSNRKSQEQENLDTRKEVHRRASLQFSNEVVRPNTRYSARYARRSLENTNVRSDDSTDYGSNRVSNRSSFGAPSETYLSLNSSGTLLRKNDKENALLSPQEVRVIKNRSYSRMGDTEINTKDLAHQKESPHRRSQDNDNTELNQSMEDQTETPIEDPHQKRDLQDKYSSEEDHVVEDVKTTDNRQFEVEKSMPWLRMDPTDKNLSKQMFLYLTHKELKTKIEDLIVRESHACKKQCWDEALRLRDMRNRLELHREKKLYSIDNIVFDEETKKLALMSIDKRENELAEREDACTDSTMYSEDAKALWKKWVHEDERFVIEDARVQREKLMNVLEKEWQGLAIRDKERITRSHQTVIHDAVVQEEHKLMTSLNAAKAKSSPTSLK
- the LOC117600363 gene encoding uncharacterized protein LOC117600363 isoform X1, producing MVSRFRERQYQLAAQRHNQEFLKYDHYQQIAKYYEQQCRIAKQYDSWNSRGIDPKGELAKAKKAERLLVRRNKLRNLLKEEDESYRNELEEQKRLKNRREVPSLEQLKRKLKEKRAEESLYFPRTCRRYQSYFVCPKESNSSGSSTLRDTNLQYSRVCRDSTNLIHQNGQNSRCSSSGMSKGSNRKSQEQENLDTRKEVHRRASLQFSNEVVRPNTRYSARYARRSLENTNVRSDDSTDYGSNRVSNRSSFGAPSETYLSLNSSGTLLRKNDKENALLSPQEVRVIKNRSYSRMGDTEINTKDLAHQKESPHRRSQDNDNTELNQSMEDQTETPIEDPHQKRDLQDKYSSEEDHVVEDVKTTDNRQFEVEKSMPWLRMDPTDKNLSKQMFLYLTHKELKTKIEDLIVRESHACKKQCWDEALRLRDMRNRLELHREKKLYSIDNIVFDEETKKLALMSIDKRENELAEREDACTDSTMYSEDAKALWKKWVHEDERFVIEDARVQREKLMNVLEKEWQGLAIRDKERITRSHQTVIHDAVVQEEHKLMTSLNAAKAKSSPTSLK